A single genomic interval of Porphyromonas sp. oral taxon 275 harbors:
- a CDS encoding RagB/SusD family nutrient uptake outer membrane protein — translation MNRSSIIIASLALGLGLASCGQYLDKYPDNRMELHSPSDAAKFLISAYPEGHPAYLLEMYSDNTDEQDYTNWSANSPFQEQAYRWADITEIREQETPQQLWDAHYTAVTVCNEVLKHISEAKNKDEYSAQVAEAKLCRAYAMFQLANVFCQAYSPKTAAKDLGLPYPEEPEVHPGRVLYKRGTLEQLYKRIEQDLTEGLAGLANAQYSQPKYHFTAQAAHAFAARFYLYARQYAKAIEHADATLGSNPATNLRDWAAWSKTGLSGNVQPNAFVQSSVKANILLQAVATEWGGLSIPILRGSKYAHGALISTTETLQTDGPWGASGDVLNYTVVNNNGVSKYAIRKQPYTAKYVDRVAGIGIPYSTYTIFTTDETLMVRAEAKALLGRYEEALADLNLELSVFSKKGVKLTLQGIQDFYKGVKYYTPEHPTPRKELHVTPALEATTQEPLLQAILQLRRILTIHEGLRMQDIKRYGITIYRRRVNVSNAVEAVTDKMEARDPRLAIQIPQDVISAQLEPNPRNGAKTN, via the coding sequence ATGAATAGAAGTAGCATCATCATAGCTTCGCTCGCCCTAGGGCTCGGGCTGGCCAGCTGCGGCCAGTACCTCGACAAGTACCCCGACAACCGCATGGAGCTGCATAGCCCTAGCGACGCGGCCAAGTTCCTCATCTCGGCCTACCCCGAGGGGCACCCCGCCTATCTGCTGGAGATGTACTCGGACAACACGGACGAGCAGGACTACACAAACTGGAGTGCCAATAGCCCCTTCCAGGAGCAGGCCTACCGCTGGGCGGACATCACCGAGATCCGTGAGCAGGAGACGCCCCAGCAGCTCTGGGACGCCCACTACACGGCCGTCACCGTCTGCAACGAGGTGCTCAAGCACATCAGCGAGGCCAAGAACAAAGATGAGTACAGCGCGCAGGTAGCAGAGGCTAAGCTCTGCCGCGCCTACGCCATGTTCCAGCTGGCTAATGTCTTCTGCCAGGCCTACTCCCCCAAGACGGCTGCCAAGGACCTCGGCCTCCCCTATCCCGAGGAGCCCGAGGTACACCCAGGCCGTGTCCTCTACAAGCGCGGCACGCTGGAGCAGCTCTACAAGCGCATCGAGCAGGACCTCACCGAGGGCCTCGCTGGACTAGCCAATGCCCAGTACAGCCAGCCTAAGTACCACTTCACGGCACAGGCGGCGCATGCCTTCGCGGCACGCTTCTACCTCTATGCGCGTCAGTACGCCAAGGCCATCGAGCACGCCGATGCCACCCTCGGCTCCAACCCCGCGACCAACCTACGTGACTGGGCTGCGTGGAGTAAGACTGGGCTCTCGGGCAACGTGCAGCCCAATGCCTTCGTACAGTCCTCCGTCAAGGCCAACATTCTCCTGCAGGCAGTGGCTACCGAGTGGGGCGGCCTCAGCATCCCCATCCTCCGCGGGAGCAAGTACGCCCACGGTGCCCTCATCTCCACCACGGAGACCCTGCAGACCGACGGCCCCTGGGGGGCAAGCGGCGACGTGCTGAACTACACCGTCGTGAACAACAACGGCGTGTCCAAGTACGCCATCCGCAAGCAGCCCTACACCGCCAAGTACGTCGACCGTGTAGCCGGTATCGGGATCCCCTACTCGACCTACACGATCTTCACCACGGACGAGACCCTCATGGTACGTGCCGAGGCCAAGGCGCTGTTGGGTCGCTACGAGGAGGCACTGGCTGACCTCAACCTCGAGCTCAGCGTCTTCTCCAAGAAGGGCGTCAAGCTCACCCTACAGGGCATCCAGGACTTCTACAAGGGCGTGAAGTACTACACCCCCGAGCATCCCACGCCCCGCAAGGAGCTGCACGTGACGCCCGCCCTCGAGGCCACCACGCAGGAGCCTCTGCTGCAGGCCATCCTTCAGCTGCGCCGCATCCTCACCATCCACGAGGGGCTGCGCATGCAGGACATCAAGCGCTACGGCATCACCATCTACCGCCGCCGCGTCAACGTCAGCAATGCCGTCGAGGCCGTGACGGACAAGATGGAGGCACGCGACCCACGTCTGGCGATCCAGATCCCGCAGGATGTGATCTCGGCTCAGCTCGAGCCCAACCCACGCAACGGCGCTAAAACCAATTAA